A genomic window from Montipora capricornis isolate CH-2021 chromosome 8, ASM3666992v2, whole genome shotgun sequence includes:
- the LOC138058970 gene encoding uncharacterized protein: MAGAPFSIEGLLFYISETFTAGVIQSYQGQGVLEGAPLLQQQDILEDFKKFGGENDLVFQEYDPPEGDNSKMAWKESRPTTWWQSLWKAMKNAFFIQIVGGIALGSIAILILVLDFNTVDVCFDMQYSNWTALPRGTQAIIVTAATSEAYVVQLWSFLIVLCLFGWPMIKELNLLVLNLLGAFLDSCYRLSLQVYGIYKRSWMSFPLNGLFVVILVMNSILIGRKIAKQSHSERRKRIKKTLEVSAMLVAQFSFGIPITFVLVYLLIPLYGEATETYKAMVAGGLLLLTAAPKMIVRLAAQRIDFLHPGDAHVLLAVLYIASAIVFRVMQAELSKLPLFILLSFAHGAIDLLERLTIVIRDYLWYLIYKKLKQCDLGTTLNADRFRTPRSMRFVADMSIQMILGESTSLIAAVGFIQLYNFSIDPSSSKMHFVTQFFVRVSIALSIDFFFNTFSLWLQMSYLNIAVVQVWRKKWRKHMLIGLIITTLTLCYFTTHLFAVVEAKNTPKTKAQDSSCAGPFAKFRLMLKSDR, translated from the coding sequence ATGGCTGGAGCTCCATTCTCGATCGAGGGATTGCTTTTTTATATCAGCGAGACGTTCACTGCTGGAGTTATTCAATCGTACCAAGGGCAAGGAGTTCTCGAGGGAGCTCCATTACTGCAACAACAAGATATTTTAGAGGATTTTAAGAAGTTTGGCGGTGAGAATGATTTGGTCTTTCAGGAATATGACCCTCCTGAAGGTGACAACAGCAAAATGGCTTGGAAGGAATCGCGACCGACAACATGGTGGCAGTCGCTCTGGAAAGCCATGAAGAACGCATTCTTCATTCAGATTGTTGGTGGTATAGCTCTGGGATCCATAGCTATTTTAATACTGGTTCTAGATTTTAATACAGTTGATGTTTGCTTCGATATGCAGTACTCAAACTGGACGGCTCTTCCTAGAGGTACCCAGGCGATCATAGTGACAGCTGCTACCTCTGAAGCATACGTTGTTCAGTTGTGGAGTTTCCTTATTGTGCTGTGCTTGTTTGGTTGGCCTATGATCAAGGAGCTTAATCTGTTGGTCCTTAATCTCCTCGGTGCTTTTCTGGATTCTTGTTACCGGCTCTCCTTGCAAGTGTATGGAATTTACAAGAGGTCTTGGATGTCATTTCCTCTTAACGGCCTTTTTGTCGTCATCTTAGTCATGAATAGCATACTCATTGGCAGAAAAATAGCTAAACAAAGCCACAGTGAAAGACGTAAACGAATTAAGAAAACTCTTGAGGTTTCCGCAATGCTGGTGGCCCAGTTTTCTTTTGGAATCCCGATAACTTTCGTTTTGGTGTATCTGTTGATTCCTTTGTATGGCGAGGCTACAGAGACGTACAAAGCTATGGTTGCTGGAGGGTTGCTTCTTCTCACGGCTGCACCCAAGATGATCGTACGGCTCGCTGCACAAAGAATCGACTTTCTTCATCCCGGAGACGCGCATGTATTGCTTGCCGTGCTGTACATTGCGTCCGCCATAGTTTTTCGCGTCATGCAAGCCGAGTTGTCGAAACTTCCTCTCTTTATACTCCTTAGCTTCGCGCATGGAGCGATAGATCTATTGGAAAGACTGACCATCGTTATTCGCGATTATTTGTGGTACCTTATTTACAAGAAGCTTAAACAATGTGATTTAGGGACCACACTGAATGCAGATCGATTTCGCACACCACGGAGCATGCGTTTTGTTGCCGACATGAGTATTCAGATGATTTTGGGTGAGTCGACATCACTGATAGCAGCGGTTGGTTTCATTCAGCTTTACAATTTCAGTATTGACCCGTCCTCTTCGAAAATGCACTTCGTAACCCAGTTCTTTGTTCGTGTCTCAATTGCCTTGAgcattgatttcttttttaatacGTTTTCCTTGTGGCTGCAAATGTCTTACTTAAATATAGCAGTCGTGCAAGTCTGGAGAAAGAAATGGCGAAAGCACATGCTGATTGGCTTGATTATTACAACTCTAACGTTGTGCTACTTTACAACTCATTTGTTTGCTGTTGTAGAGGCCAAAAACACTCCAAAAACTAAGGCACAGGATTCCAGTTGTGCGGGACCTTTTGCTAAATTTCGTTTAATGCTGAAGTCAGATCGTTAG
- the LOC138059408 gene encoding uncharacterized protein, whose protein sequence is MSARALDRSTSLTGHPLRKRKAPASRQKAHVVPKTVFLLDEVKINVDDEEEDAGENEEYTIKEEMILVKGEFDLLTGANEQTIRQELKELFKVKFPLISENDFDFVKRERNTILSPVVKENHSWDYAHVKHLCGAGKLYVRLNINKDVIGGTYTPTSDDSDSTLPAMLPPSSYKPTSSANTTTSIFVGDEVPSTSSDVSLMDENISSLTELFPEAELSDIRDALNHCGSLELAAEKLSEKADTCEQSSTAVDASGILKHLKLKMEGYGLAEKIKVDRDDLVLDLFHYYKDPNFDPDLQIKLQFRREPAIDNGGVLRQAYEDAFLALAKGEVGLKMFQGPYERLVPIYRSDNVLNGVFEVLGKMVAHSMIQGGPGFPYLSPVVYWYIATGDLQQGVARASVMDISDGILAGYVARVRDATSEDIENINHEDEFVQLMQNCGERRLLTEQNKLAVVQALVYHETLIKHKGVLDQFRKGLAILGLLKEIEKAPSKFEHLFVHQKGEINADFVKSLLCLPDSTNPRVMSVTHMLLSFIASANEDMLCKFLGFVTGCKSATSALLPGCVNVSVEDTPNIFASTCTMELKLPLHFSCFEQFGACLNAVLGSSSFNTV, encoded by the exons ATGTCCGCTCGAGCACTCGATAGATCGACTTCTTTGACCGGACACCCATTACGAAAAAGGAAAGCTCCTGCTTCAAGGCAAAAGGCACATGTTGTACCGAAGACAGTGTTTCTTCTTGATGAAGTAAAGATTAACGTTGATGACGAGGAAGAAGATGCAGGTGAAAATGAAGAGTACACAATTAAAGAGGAAATGATATTAGTGAAAGGGGAGTTTGATTTGTTAACCGGCGCAAACGAACAGACAATTCGCCAAGAATTGAAGGAATTATTTAAAGTCAAATTTCCACTGATATCAGAGAATGACTTTGACTTTgtgaagagagagagaaacaCAATTTTGTCACCTGTAGTGAAAGAAAACCATTCATGGGACTATGCACATGTGAAGCATCTTTGTGGTGCTGGTAAGCTTTACGTTAGATTGAATATCAACAAGGATGTAATTGGAGGTACATATACACCTACTTCTGATGATAGTGATAGCACCTTACCAGCTATGTTGCCTCCAAGTAGTTACAAGCCCACTTCTTCAGCAAACACAACAACATCCATTTTTGTGGGTGACGAAGTACCATCAACATCATCAGATGTTTCGCTCATGGATGAAAACATTTCCTCTTTGACTGAGTTGTTTCCCGAGGCTGAACTAAGTGATATCAGAGATGCCCTCAATCACTGTGGTTCTCTTGAATtggcagctgagaagttgagtGAGAAAGCAGATACATGTGAGCAGTCTAGTACAGCTGTGGATGCTTCAGGGATACTTAAGCATCTCAAGTTGAAAATGGAAGGGTATGGTCTGGCTGAGAAAATTAAAGTGGACAGAGATGATCTGGTTCttgatttatttcattattaCAAGGACCCTAACTTTGATCCAGATTTGCAGATTAAGTTACAGTTCAGAAGAGAGCCAGCAATTGATAATGGAGGAGTGCTTCGTCAAGCGTACGAAGATGCTTTCCTTGCATTAGCAAAGGGAGAAGTAGGGTTAAAGATGTTTCAAGGCCCATACGAACGTTTAGTTCCTATATACCGAAGTGACAACGTGCTAAATGGAGTGTTTGAAGTTCTTGGTAAAATGGTTGCCCACAGTATGATCCAAGGTGGGCCAGGGTTCCCCTATTTGTCACCTGTTGTATATTGGTATATTGCAACTGGAGATTTGCAGCAGGGTGTCGCAAGGGCTAGTGTCATGGACATCAGTGATGGAATCTTGGCTGGCTATGTCGCAAGG GTTAGAGATGCAACATCTGAGGACATTGAAAACATCAACCACGAAGATGAATTTGTACAGCTGATGCAAAATTGTGGGGAAAGAAGACTGTTGACG GAACAGAACAAATTAGCAGTGGTTCAAGCTCTTGTGTATCACGAAACACTTATCAAGCACAAAGGAGTTCTTGATCAGTTCAGAAAGGGATTAGCTATTCTGGGTCTattaaaagaaattgaaaaagcaCCAAGTAAATTTGAGCACCTTTTTGTACATCAAAAAGGTGAAATTAATGCAGATTTTGTCAAATCTTTGCTGTGTTTGCCAGATTCCACCAACCCGAGAGTAATGAGTGTAACACACATGTTATTAAGTTTCATTGCCAGTGCTAATGAAGATATGTTGTGTAAATTTTTAGGCTTTGTTACTGGATGCAAATCTGCAACGTCAGCTTTGCTCCCAGGTTGTGTTAATGTTAGTGTTGAAGATACCCCAAACATTTTTGCTTCAACTTGTACCATGGAACTGAAGTTACCTTTACATTTCAGTTGCTTTGAGCAGTTTGGTGCATGCTTGAATGCAGTTCTTGGAAGCTCCTCTTTTAATACTGTATAA